The Paenibacillus sp. FSL R7-0345 DNA segment TGCATCTGATCGAGTCGTCGAGGTGATTGGCGGCTATGCTGTTCCTGCAGGTGATTATGCAGATGGAGAGCTTTCAACCGCCAAGTTTAATGATCCTACCAGCATTGCGATCGACCATAAAGGCAACTTATATGTAAGTGATACGGGCAATCGAGTAATTCGCTATATTGATCTGGCCAAGCGTACAGTGACAACCGCGGCGGGTTTGCCTGCGGGGGAGGAGCCTGTGTATGCGAATGGTAGCCTGTATGCCGAAGGTGGTTATGCGGATGGTGCCGCTACACAGGCACGCTTTCAGTCTCCTAGAGGAATCGTCGTAACAAAGGATGGGGGACTAGTCATTGCCGATAGCTTGAACCACACGATTCGTTATCTTGTTGACGGGTATGTGAATACAATTGCTGGTGTACCTGCTCAGTTTGGTCAAGTAGATGGCATTAACGGTCATAATCTGCTCCATAATCCGACAGATGTAGCGGTTCTGCCAAATGGCGGCTTGCTCATTGCGGACAGCTATAACAATAAAATCCGTGAGCTTGAGTATTACCAGCTTCCAACCAATTTGCCCCACAATGATCAGGTGAAGGTTGTGATCAATGATACCGTGATCAGACTTGACGTGCAGCCCGAAATTGTGAAGGGGCGCACAATGGTGCCCGTGAGAGCTTTAAGCGAAATGCTGGGCTATAAGGTTGGATTGTTGGATAACCAGCGTACCATTGAATTGACAAAGGGAGACGTAAGTATCAGGCTGCAAATGGAGAGTAAAGTGATTTCCATTAACAATGCCGAGACGGGTGCAGAAGAGCAGCGAGAGATTGAGACAGCGCCATATAACAAAGATGGCCGTTCCTATGTTCCGATCCGATTTTTCAGTGAGGCATTTGGAGCAGATGTACAATGGGATTCGAACACGAGGACGGTAATTTTACGGGAAATCGCGGAAGCGGTCGAGAAGCTGCCTGCAGCAGATCGCAAGTCGCGTGTGACGGTAATCGAACAGATTAAAGGAACGGTCTGGATCAATCAGGCGGGCGGTTCATTGACTTACCGGGCCTATAATGGCATGAATCTTCATCAAGGTGATCATATTCTTACGGAAAAAAATACGAGCGCGATATTAAGGACGGCCGATCGTGGGGATGAAATTACGATAAGCGAAAACTCGGAGCTGTACATTTCAAACTTAAGTGATGCGTCCCGTGTAAAGCACACGAGCTTTATGTTATGGAGCGGGCTAGCTGCGGCCAATGTGTCCTCACTGGTAAGTGCCAAGGATACCTTCAACATCCTTACGCCGACGGCTGTGACTGATGTTCGAGGCACGAATTTTATGGTGGGTATCAATCCGGTTACGTTGTTTCCGATGATTACTGTAAACAGCGGTCTAGTTCAGGGAAGCGGCAACGGAACTAGTCAGGATCCAGCCCTCCTCGTATATCCTGGGCAGCAACTGAGCTTAAATCCAGGATTAGATTCGCAAACGCCCAATGTGCCTTATGTGGTTGATCTTTCCGGTCTCGTTAATCAAGCTTCACCTGCTGTTATCGAAGCCATATTAAAGGCTAAGCAAAAAATAGAGCAGGAAAATGAGGAGATGCTGGAGAGGTTTAGAAATCAAGCCCCAGGGTCTATCCCTAGCGGAAATCCGGGTGGCTTGTCTCCAGACGATCTGGATCGATACCAAAATAATTTAGATAATCTTCTTCCTAATATTTTAAAGCAGGCTCGTGATCAGAATTTAATAGGACCAGAACAATTGCAGGCACTTATCGATGAGGCCAATAAGCAATCCGGTAAAAAGATCGATTTGAATAATGTCCTGCCGCTTCAATTATCGGATGAGGAAAAGCAGCAGCAGGCAAGGCAGAAGCAATTGGAGGAAGAACAAAAAAGACTGCTGGAGGAGCAAAATAAGCAGCGTCTACTAGACGCACAGAAGCAGGCCCTAATAGATAAGCTTCTAGCTGCAAAAGTACTGCAAGAGCAGGAGAATAAGAAGAAACTTGAAGAAGCCGGTAAACAATCGGAGGAAAAGTTGATGCAACGACTTTTGGATGCTGAGAAGAAAAGATTTGAGGAGCTGAAAAAATTTTTGGAGCAGATGAAGAAGCTGCAAGAACAAGCTCAGCGGCCGCCAACACCGACGACACCATCAGGACTATCGGGATTGACACCGACGCCGACACCGACGCCAACACCGACGCCGACGCCAACACCGACACCGACGCCAACACCGACACCGACGCCAACACCGACGCCGACGCCAACACCGACACCGACGCCAACACCGACACCGACGCCAACACCGACGCCGACGCCAACACCGACACCGACGCCAACACCGACACCGACGCCAACACCGACACCGACGCCAACACCGACGCCGACGCCAACACCGACACCGACGCCAACACCGACGCCAACACCAACACCGACGCCAACACCAACACCAACGAATACTGCTCCTGAGGCGGTTAAACCAATATCTAATCAAATGGTAAATTCTAATGCGCCATTTGAAATCGATATGAGCGAGGTTTTCCATGATGCGGATGGTGATTCGTTAACATTCACAGCCCGTTCGAGTGATACGGCAGTTGTAGAGGTAGATGTGGAAGGAGCTAGCATGCGCATTAGCCCAACTGGTTTCGGTTCAACAGAAATTCATATAACGGCCAATGACGGTAAAGGCGGACTAACTACAGCCTCCTTCCGTTTCGCGTACTATGGGGAGATACAGAATATGAGGTCTGAAGTTCAGCCTCATTTCATTGAGCTCTATTGGAATGAGTATGGGGAAGAGGGGATCAACTATCACGTTTATATGAATGAGGAGCTGATCGAAACCACCCCAACCACCCATGTTTCACTTAGGAATCTTAATCCGGAGACGGTGTATAATCTGCGTGTAATTGCGGTTACTCGCGATGAAAAGATCATAGCGTTATCCGATTATTCGGTAACGACACTTCCTATCTACTTTGAGCCTATACCAAGTGACGGCTGATTCAATTACCGTATGTGGAACAAATAAATAAGCAGCTTTTTTGGAGGACTTTACGCTCCTATCATTTGTCTATGTTGTTTAGATAAAGCGAAATGATAGGAGACTTTTTATATGGAGACGACCAAGAGGCTTCTATTAATATTGGTGGCTTCTAGCGATGAAGAATTCTTTATGCGTAAGGACAAAAGAATGATGACAAGGAAAAGTAGGAAATTAGCAATAATGTTATTGATTATCCTTTTTATAATAGGAGGTATTTCGGGAAGCGTAGAATTTGGCGGCATATCGACTGTTGCAGCCGCTACAAACATCTCCGGTCAAGATGGAATTGGGTATAGTGGCTCCATTCTTGGGGATGAAGTGTTAGGAAGAACATTTACTGGATATCAGGCATGGCCAAGCGGATTTATAAAAGGATCTTCTGCCTTTGCCGGCGGTGTCTATGACGGAACTAACACAAGGTCGAAGCGGGAATCGGTTCGAACCGGAGTCGGAGGCCACACGGGCTGAGGAGGCGGTACTTATATTACGGTTGCTTCAACAGAAATAGTCAGGCGAATGCATGTGTTTTTGCCAATAGTTTCGCTGAGCTGAACCCTATAAGGCACCCGGACCGGGTGTCTTTTTTTCGTGCGCCCATAGTATATTTGAGTTAACTTACAGGGGGGGAATTAAAACTAATGGACTCCAAAAGCATCATAGATTAATATTTATAATAAACTTATCTTCCTAACCAAAGAGATCAGGACCTTTCGAACCATCTATAACTCAAAACTTAACTTATATTTTAGGTAGGTGCGTACGATTGTCGGCTATGATTAAGAAACTAAAAGATTACATAAAGGAGCCTCCTATAGAGATTGAAGGCTTCATTGAGCTCTCCATCCCATTGACGGAATTGGTGCTCCGTGAGCATCAAGAGAATGGGATGATCGGATGCTTGAGCCCCGTTAACATCAGTATTCAATGGGATGAAAAGACGGCGCGCATGATAAAGATCGGGGTAGGTAATGCTGCTTATCGGTCTCCTGAGCAATCAGGACGGATTAATCGTGTGCCGGATGAACGCAGCGATCTATACGCAGTAGGCGTTATTTTTTATGAGCTGTTCACCGGACAACTGCCTTTTCTTCCTGAAGACGGTGAAGATTGGAGTACTGTACATATTAGCAGGAAGCCTCAGCTTCATAATCGGTTGGAGGGAGAAGGGCCGCTGCAAAATATTTTGATGAAGTTACTTGCCAAATCTCCGGAGGATCGGTACCAGAGCGCTTACGGGTTACTTGAGGATCTGAAGTGGTGTCGGGACATGCTGAATAAACAAGGATCGCTGACGCCCTTCGAAGTAGGCCGCCTAGACCAAATTCGTTCGCTAGGTCGAACCGATAATTGGTACGGGCGCAGCGCTGTAGTAGAGCAAGTGGAGGCCAAACTTGAGCAGGCGGCTCAAGGGATGAGCGTATTTTCATGGGTGAGCGGCCAGGAGGGCATTGGCAAAACGACGCTCGTTCGCAGATTACAGTTAAAGGTCGCTCGGCGTGGAGGCATGTTTGTTGAAGGGAGAGCAGAACCTCTTCAGCAAACTGCACCGTATGAACCGATTCTTCAAGCTTTGCGACAATGGGTGGATCAGCTGTGGAGCGAGCCGGCAGATGTCATTTCACAGCTTAAAATAAAGCTGCAGGCGGAGTTTGGACGAGATGTGAGGGAAATCGTCACTATTTTGCCCGAGATTCATTCGCTGTTTGGAACCGAGACGGAGGTATCGGCTGCCGTGGACGAAGAAAATGGCTGGGATCGTGCCAGAGATCATCTGCCACATCTCATGCAATGCATGGCCGAATGCAAGCCCCCGCTTGTCCTGTTTATTGATAACCTGGAATGGGCCGACCATGGAACGCATGCGGTACTTGACTCCCTTGTGAAGCATACGGTACCCGGTTTGTTCCTGATTGGAACGAGCCGGATGACAGTTGAGCAAGCTCCCACTTTGGGAGAACCTAATTCGAATCACTTCCCAGAGATTACCTGGTTAGTTGAGAGATGGCGTACCAATTCGGAGGAAATAGTGGCCCTCCTGCCACTGACATACGAAGAGGTGAGCCAATATGTCTCCGATGCCTTGCATGAAAATTCTGCTCGTATTCGTCTTCTGGCCAGATCTGTCTATAATCAAAGCGGTGGTAACCCTCGGGCGATACGTCTGATACTAGAAGGCTGGCTGCAAGAGAAAAAACTCAGCTTTGACGATAATAGGCATCAGTGGTCATGGGATCCGGAAGTCATCCGGCAAATGGGCGATCCAGAAGCTCACCTCCGTCTGATGGAGGTGAGCTTCACTAAGCTATCGAACGATACAAAGCAGCTTCTAGCCATGGCTGCCGCGATTGGCTCTGCTTTCCGATTGTCGATTCTTGCCAAAGCATGCGACATGGTGCCGGATGCCGCTTTCCATGGGCTACAAGAGGTAGAGGCAGAAGGAATCATCTATCGTGAGGATGAGCAGGAAGACAGACAGGATCGAATCTATTTGTTCGTCCATGAGTTCATTCACCGAATGGCATATGATTTCGATTCAGGCCGCAACGCGGACAGGCACCGTAGGATCGGGCAACTGCTACAGCGCAGCTTTCCCAATTGGAGTGATAATACGACGCTGACGGCAATTGATCACTTGAACCTAGCCGCATCGGTTCTGTCAGGGCAAGAGGCTCGGCAGCTGATTGAGCATAATCTTCAAGCGGGAAAAAAGGCATTAGCTGATGGGCGCTATGTAAAAGGGAAAGAATATGCGGAGAATGGGATTCGCCTATTAACGGAATACAAAGAGCTCGAATCGGGCGAGCTCAATGTTCAACTGCAGTTGGTGTTAGCATGGACGGAGTATATGGGCGGACAACCCGACCGGGCGAGAGTACTATTATCGGATTTAAATAAGAACACCAAGGGGATGAGCCGATCGAAGCGTTCTCGCATATGGGTGCCCTTGATTCAATTTTACGCGTTTGTGGACAATGAGGCGGTAATTGCAATCGGAAAAGAAGCGCTGGAGGCTTATGGATGGAAGCTTCAGGAGAATAGCTCCTTGTTGTCCATCGCCAAGGAAGTGACTCGGACAGGGCTTATGTTGTATCGAAAACGCAATAAGTCTTATCTGTTGTCCGACGCTCTTGATGAAGAGCATACGGAGTTAAGCCTGTTATTAGTGCAACTATTTTTCCCTCTCTTTATGCATGACGCCAGAGCGCTGCTGGAATTGTATGCTCGGTTTATCCGTTACGGGCTTCAGAAAGGGTTAAATGAGTCACTTGCCGTCATGATCGGAGGATACGAGCTGATCATACAGAGGGTGCTTCCAAACTGTGTTCAAGCGCCTTCAATCACCGAACGGGTAATTTTGGAAATGGGTAATGTCTCCAAGTTCAGGAACCAACATTCAATTAATTTTGCGATTGGAATGTTTAAGCAAATGGACAAGCCATCGGATGCTTTCATCATGATGTATAAGTCGATGCGCCAAGGGGTAGAGAGCAGAGAAAGAGATTTCGCCAATCTGGCCCTGATTACCTGTCTCGTGACGTACAGCGGTGACCTGGATACTTTAAAGGAACTACTCCAGTATTATGAGGAGAATATGCGACAGTTCGCCAATGACAAGACACAGGAAATAGTACGAATCGCAGAGAGCTACGTGTTAGCACTGCAGGACGAATCCAAGAGGGAAGACTCCATTTCCACTCCGCAGCCTCCGTCAAGCGGCACTTCGAAGCAACAGGAAGTGGATAACTATGATTGTGTCTGCAGGCTAGAAGTGGCCTACTTGTCGGGTAATTATGAGGACGCGTTGTACTGGGCGAAGCAGGCAAGGCAGAACGAGCTGTCACTGGATTGGACAAGAATTCGCAAGCACCGCTTTTATGAGAGTTTGAGCTTAACCGCTATATTTTTGGAGAAAAACGAGGAAGAACGCAAGCAGATACGGCAAGTTATACGTCGTCAATTACGTAAAATGAAAAGCTGGCGAGGATTTCTAGGCAAGACGTCCTCCGCATATCTGCTAATGAAAGCGGAGGACGAACGAATGGCTGGAAATCCGATGGCTGCGGTACACGGATATATGGCTGCGATTGGGCAGGCAAGAGCTGAGAAATACGCTTTATTAGAAGGGATCGCCTGCGAACGGCTTGCAATCTGCTATAAAGATGACTTAAGTAGCGGGTCCGGTGCAATGATTAACATGATGGATGCCTGTGCCGCTTTCGCTGAATGGGGTATCACCTCCAAGGTAGCCCAAATCAAAGGTAAATATGCCGATCTGTTGGTTTACCCAGCTGCCAGGCAGCATGAGGAGCAGATCTTGGGGCAGGAAGTGGAAAGCGACCGTAAGCGCATGGACATGCCACAGCTGAATACTTCAGTGGAAGGCAGGAAGGAGGCGAGGGAAGGTGAGTATGAGCTTGTGCGACAACTCATTGAGGGGGTTAGCAAGCCGAAGCAGACTAACTGGATGACAAGTCTGCTGGAAGCAGCGCTTCGCCAGTCTGGCGCCGATTGGGGTCTCTTGTTGAGCCGCCAAGGGGAGAGGTTTGCTATTGAAGCAGGCGGATCAGATCGGTCGGATAAGCAAACGGTATCCGGATTGTATGCAGAGAGCGTCTTGAGTCATACTGCGTTGACAGGTAAGCCGCTAATTCTCTATGATGCGATTCGGAGTTTTTGGGTGAAGGATTATTATATTGAAGCACAGCAGCCCAGATCGATATTGTGTCTGCCGATCGCGGTTCCGGGTGATCAAGCTTCCTATTTACTCTACTTGGAAAATCGGCAATTACCAGGTGTGTTTACGGATCGGGACGTACAGGTGTTAGAGCTTATCGCGACGCGGATGATCTATGTCGAGCTGCTGGAGGGCGAAGTTGGAAGTGCCGTAGAAAATATCTCGTTGCCTGTCCCAAGTCCCGATCAAACGGAGCTGAGTGATCCACTGACCGACCGGGAGTACGAAATCTTAATAAACATTACAGAAGGGCTATCGAACCGAGAGATTGGCGAGCGGCTCGGTATTGCTGAAACGACGGTCAAGACGCATGTATCGAGAATCATCGGCAAGCTTGGTGTGAAGCGCCGGGGTCAAGCCGTTGTCCGTGCCAGGGAGCTGCGATTGATAGAGTGACGAACAAGGAAGCGAGCCTTTAAGGGGCTCTTCTTTTCGTTTTTTTTGAGGTGTACGGTCTGGAATATCTTGAAGTAGAGTCGGATAGATGGAAGTGATCCCTGTTAAATCCTTTGGCGAAGCCGGCCGTCAGCTGTCGGGAAAGAGTATCCACTTCGCGTGCCCTTAAAATTTCGCCTTTAGAGTGTTACGGGGAACCGTATCATAAATGAAGCGGAAAAATCGTCATTAAACGTTTACAGGACGAGGGACGGGGCTTCCGGGTTCTTGAGGAAGGAGCAGTATTGTGTCACTCAAACCGGACATCCCCGGATTAATTTACCCAGTAGATATAAAAAGGCATGGATTCTTTAAGCCATTTAATACGTGGTGAAAGGTTCAAATAAGTGTTGAAACCGTCAGGCATAGCTACAGCTAGATTAACATCAGGATTCTCCCCATGGTAGAGAACAAGATCGAATACCGCACCTGAAAACCAATGTCTTGCTTAAACGTTGGAACTCTTATCAGGATAACCCTTCACGCTGACCTATAGTTCCTTTCCTTCATGAGAAACGGCAATAATCTTTACCGGCTACTTTAGTTGAAGTATCTGCAACACTGCGGATTGAAAAACCGTTTAAAGCTAGGTGGGTTACCACTTTGCTTTGTACATTGCCTTCCCAATACCAAGATTGATTCAACGTAGGTGCTGATTCTTCAGTGTCAAAAAAAAACTTTAATTGAAGCAGGGGCAGATAATCGGTTAGTTGTTTTTTTCGATGACACTTGTTACATATCCCTCGTTGTCGACAAACAATCGCTGCTTCTGCAAGTGATCGACACTGTGTATATACGGTTTGTCCCGGCTTCACTCCAGAGGCTAAAGAAAGGCAGTCATCGTATAAATCAAGATTTGTAAGCGCTTCTAATATATCTCGCTTATTGGACATCCGATTCACTCCATAACTTTATGTAATTTATACCATAACTAATGTTGATTGCCCTGTTGCAGTCACAGAATTGACAGAGCTAGATTAACGACTTATATTGTGGAGGGGCCTTGAACTACTCTTGTTGAGTAGTGAAAGTCATTTAGCATAATCAAATAATAAATTTATGTAAATACAAAAGCCTAAGGTGATGAGTGAAAATGAAACATAGTATTATATATCACTACCCTCCAGAACTACTTAACCTATTAATTGATACAATCCCTCTTTTGAACCGTTCTAAGAAAGACGTTGTTATGTTCTTCAAAGGTGCTGGTGTTGAAGATGATCTGATGATTGATATTGCAAGAACAGTACAGTTCAACCCTCAAAGCATAAACAAGTACGAAATTACACGAATCATTTTATCCCGCTTAAACGAAAAAGGAGAAGCAAATCTTAGAGAACGCCGAGAGATTCTGAAGAGAATTGTTGAATTTGAGAGTTTTGAATCATGTTGGGATTCTGATCGATTAAAAGCTAAAGGACTTGTTCATGAAATTCGGCAAGTAATTAATGTAAAAGATACCTTTACGCGTATGAAAAATGAAAAAGAGAAATTTGAACAGAACAGTCGTGAAGAGTATTTAAAGAAGGTTGAAGATGCAAATAAAATTACCCAAGCTAAAGCCTTATTTAATGAAGAAATTAGCAAACTCTATTTTATGGAAAATCGTCAAAAGAGAGGTAAACTATTTGAAGACGTTTTGAACCGACTATTTAAATCGTTCGGTATATTGGTTAAGGAAGCATTTACACTCAACGGTAATAACAATGAAGGCATTGTCGAGCAAATTGATGGGGTAATTGAACTTGATGGCCAAATATACCTTGTTGAAATGAAGTGGTGGGGAGACGCTGTAGGAAGAGAAGAAATTGCTAGCCATTTATCCAGAATCTTTATACGCGGCGAAGCAAAAGGGATATTCATTTCA contains these protein-coding regions:
- a CDS encoding AAA family ATPase; its protein translation is MIKKLKDYIKEPPIEIEGFIELSIPLTELVLREHQENGMIGCLSPVNISIQWDEKTARMIKIGVGNAAYRSPEQSGRINRVPDERSDLYAVGVIFYELFTGQLPFLPEDGEDWSTVHISRKPQLHNRLEGEGPLQNILMKLLAKSPEDRYQSAYGLLEDLKWCRDMLNKQGSLTPFEVGRLDQIRSLGRTDNWYGRSAVVEQVEAKLEQAAQGMSVFSWVSGQEGIGKTTLVRRLQLKVARRGGMFVEGRAEPLQQTAPYEPILQALRQWVDQLWSEPADVISQLKIKLQAEFGRDVREIVTILPEIHSLFGTETEVSAAVDEENGWDRARDHLPHLMQCMAECKPPLVLFIDNLEWADHGTHAVLDSLVKHTVPGLFLIGTSRMTVEQAPTLGEPNSNHFPEITWLVERWRTNSEEIVALLPLTYEEVSQYVSDALHENSARIRLLARSVYNQSGGNPRAIRLILEGWLQEKKLSFDDNRHQWSWDPEVIRQMGDPEAHLRLMEVSFTKLSNDTKQLLAMAAAIGSAFRLSILAKACDMVPDAAFHGLQEVEAEGIIYREDEQEDRQDRIYLFVHEFIHRMAYDFDSGRNADRHRRIGQLLQRSFPNWSDNTTLTAIDHLNLAASVLSGQEARQLIEHNLQAGKKALADGRYVKGKEYAENGIRLLTEYKELESGELNVQLQLVLAWTEYMGGQPDRARVLLSDLNKNTKGMSRSKRSRIWVPLIQFYAFVDNEAVIAIGKEALEAYGWKLQENSSLLSIAKEVTRTGLMLYRKRNKSYLLSDALDEEHTELSLLLVQLFFPLFMHDARALLELYARFIRYGLQKGLNESLAVMIGGYELIIQRVLPNCVQAPSITERVILEMGNVSKFRNQHSINFAIGMFKQMDKPSDAFIMMYKSMRQGVESRERDFANLALITCLVTYSGDLDTLKELLQYYEENMRQFANDKTQEIVRIAESYVLALQDESKREDSISTPQPPSSGTSKQQEVDNYDCVCRLEVAYLSGNYEDALYWAKQARQNELSLDWTRIRKHRFYESLSLTAIFLEKNEEERKQIRQVIRRQLRKMKSWRGFLGKTSSAYLLMKAEDERMAGNPMAAVHGYMAAIGQARAEKYALLEGIACERLAICYKDDLSSGSGAMINMMDACAAFAEWGITSKVAQIKGKYADLLVYPAARQHEEQILGQEVESDRKRMDMPQLNTSVEGRKEAREGEYELVRQLIEGVSKPKQTNWMTSLLEAALRQSGADWGLLLSRQGERFAIEAGGSDRSDKQTVSGLYAESVLSHTALTGKPLILYDAIRSFWVKDYYIEAQQPRSILCLPIAVPGDQASYLLYLENRQLPGVFTDRDVQVLELIATRMIYVELLEGEVGSAVENISLPVPSPDQTELSDPLTDREYEILINITEGLSNREIGERLGIAETTVKTHVSRIIGKLGVKRRGQAVVRARELRLIE
- a CDS encoding stalk domain-containing protein is translated as MRKVYRRLIVAVMSFTLIGGTAAGAAGIQSELYLGDSHEALSKVTVFAGSGEFDDWDGAASEASFRMPQGIAVLKDGSVLVADTRNHLIRQVKNGEVSTYAGLMLDGEDYGTPEGAWHDGAKEDAVFNGPSGMDTDLEGNIYIADTENHRIRKISKDGMVTTVAGDGIIGNEDGIGNEAGFYHPQDVAVAADGTLYVADTLNHLIRQITADGQVTTLNAASDRVVEVIGGYAVPAGDYADGELSTAKFNDPTSIAIDHKGNLYVSDTGNRVIRYIDLAKRTVTTAAGLPAGEEPVYANGSLYAEGGYADGAATQARFQSPRGIVVTKDGGLVIADSLNHTIRYLVDGYVNTIAGVPAQFGQVDGINGHNLLHNPTDVAVLPNGGLLIADSYNNKIRELEYYQLPTNLPHNDQVKVVINDTVIRLDVQPEIVKGRTMVPVRALSEMLGYKVGLLDNQRTIELTKGDVSIRLQMESKVISINNAETGAEEQREIETAPYNKDGRSYVPIRFFSEAFGADVQWDSNTRTVILREIAEAVEKLPAADRKSRVTVIEQIKGTVWINQAGGSLTYRAYNGMNLHQGDHILTEKNTSAILRTADRGDEITISENSELYISNLSDASRVKHTSFMLWSGLAAANVSSLVSAKDTFNILTPTAVTDVRGTNFMVGINPVTLFPMITVNSGLVQGSGNGTSQDPALLVYPGQQLSLNPGLDSQTPNVPYVVDLSGLVNQASPAVIEAILKAKQKIEQENEEMLERFRNQAPGSIPSGNPGGLSPDDLDRYQNNLDNLLPNILKQARDQNLIGPEQLQALIDEANKQSGKKIDLNNVLPLQLSDEEKQQQARQKQLEEEQKRLLEEQNKQRLLDAQKQALIDKLLAAKVLQEQENKKKLEEAGKQSEEKLMQRLLDAEKKRFEELKKFLEQMKKLQEQAQRPPTPTTPSGLSGLTPTPTPTPTPTPTPTPTPTPTPTPTPTPTPTPTPTPTPTPTPTPTPTPTPTPTPTPTPTPTPTPTPTPTPTPTPTPTPTPTPTPTPTPTPTPTPTNTAPEAVKPISNQMVNSNAPFEIDMSEVFHDADGDSLTFTARSSDTAVVEVDVEGASMRISPTGFGSTEIHITANDGKGGLTTASFRFAYYGEIQNMRSEVQPHFIELYWNEYGEEGINYHVYMNEELIETTPTTHVSLRNLNPETVYNLRVIAVTRDEKIIALSDYSVTTLPIYFEPIPSDG
- a CDS encoding restriction endonuclease, which encodes MKHSIIYHYPPELLNLLIDTIPLLNRSKKDVVMFFKGAGVEDDLMIDIARTVQFNPQSINKYEITRIILSRLNEKGEANLRERREILKRIVEFESFESCWDSDRLKAKGLVHEIRQVINVKDTFTRMKNEKEKFEQNSREEYLKKVEDANKITQAKALFNEEISKLYFMENRQKRGKLFEDVLNRLFKSFGILVKEAFTLNGNNNEGIVEQIDGVIELDGQIYLVEMKWWGDAVGREEIASHLSRIFIRGEAKGIFISVNGFTAPAIKLSQDALSKAFIVLCDLNEILKMLTNTGDLKNLFKQKIQKAIIEKDPYCAYNPDNE